The following coding sequences lie in one Cloeon dipterum chromosome 1, ieCloDipt1.1, whole genome shotgun sequence genomic window:
- the LOC135933895 gene encoding uncharacterized protein LOC135933895: MSLGSPNSSGRWSRPGSGGEEDDEPDAWRATLPVLEDSAEPDASASASTSAVRAGSRTRIPSLRKPRSRTPSEDRTPTSSKGITELDRKVEQAAREARRQCRCEDEAGAAPDADGKNPKCADKLKVRRLGGGKYNIAGRNVYVRLLKGRHMMVRVGGGWDTLEHFLERHDPCQVRVLGRGDSSAGNSRTNSRSSGINRLGLSNSSRHSTPASPSEGFLHIRAKYRSPPPARS, from the exons ATGTCTTTGGGGTCTCCGAACAGCAGCGGGCGCTGGTCTCGTcccggcagcggcggcgaagAAGACGACGAGCCGGACGCGTGGCGGGCGACGCTGCCGGTGCTGGAGGACAGCGCCGAGCCGGACGCGTCTGCGTCGGCGTCGACGTCGGCGGTCAGGGCCGGCAGCCGCACGCGTATTCCCAGCCTGCGCAAGCCGCGCAGCCGCACGCCCAGCGAGGACCGCACGCCCACCTCCTCCAAGGGCATCACCGAGCTGGACCGCAAGGTCGAGCAGGCCGCCAGGGAGGCCCGCAGGCAGTGCCGATGCGAGGACGAGGCCGGTGCAGCACCGGACGCCGACGGCAAAAACCCCAAATGCGCCGACAAGCTCAAGGTCAGACGCCTGGGCGGAGGAAAGTACAACATTGCTGGACGCAACGTCTACGTCAGA CTGCTGAAGGGGAGGCACATGATGGTGCGCGTGGGCGGCGGGTGGGACACGCTGGAGCATTTCCTGGAGCGGCACGACCCGTGCCAGGTGCGCGTGCTGGGCCGCGGCGACTCGTCGGCGGGCAACTCGCGCACCAACAGCCGCTCGAGCGGCATCAACCGGCTCGGCCTGTCCAACAGCAGCAGACACTCGACGCCCGCCTCGCCCAGCGAAGGCTTCCTGCACATCCGGGCCAAGTACCGCAGCCCTCCGCCGGCCAGAAGTTGA